ACTTGTCGGCATTGGGCAGATAGCCCTCCACCAGATGGCTGCGGCCGATGCCGACGCCGACGATGGCAACCTTGAAAATCTGGCTCATTGTGCCCACTCCGTGCCGCGTTCGGCCATTTCCTGCGCGGTCAGCGCCAGTTTCATGGCGTTGAAGCAGCGCTCCTGCGGCATGGCGGTTTCGGTGCGGTTGCGCACGTCGTCGAGGAACTGGCGGCCGAAGGGCAGGTCGACATTGGAACAGTCGATATGGCGCGGGCCGTCCTGGTTGACGATGAAGAGGTGGTTCTCGCCGGGATGGCCGGCAATATCGATATATTTGCGCAGCTCGATATAGCCTTCGGTGCCCAGAATGGTCAGGCGCCCGTCGCCCCAGGTGGGCAGGCCGGCCGGGGTGAACCAGTCGACGCGGACATAACCGGAGGTGGTGGCGGTCTTCATGTGGACGTCGCCGACATCCTGCAGGCCCGGCCGGTCGGGATGGGCGCGGTTGGCAACGCTGGCCGAGCTGATCTCGGCATCCATGGCGCCCGAGAAGAACAGGAACTGCTCGAACTGGTGGCTGCCGATATCGCAGAGGATGCCACCATAGCGGGCACGCTCGAAGAACCAGTCGGGGCGCTGGTTGTTACGGATGGCGTGGGGGCCAAGGCCCACCGTGTTGATGACCTGGCCGATGGCACCCTGGGCGATCAGGTTGCCGGCCTCGACGGTGGCGCGCACCTCGAAATGCTCGGAATAGATCACCGAATAGATGCGACCGGTCTCGGCCTGCACTTTTTTGATCTCGGCGAGCTGGGCAAAGGTGGTCATGCCCGGCTTGTCGGAGAGCACGTCCTTGCCATGGCGCATGGCGGCGATGGAAATGGCGGCGCGGTCGGCCGGAATGGCCGCCGTGGTGATGACCGCAATCGAGGGATCCTCGAGGATTTCGCGGGCTTCGGCAACGCGCCTTGCCTCGGGAAATTTCTCGGCGAAGGCTGCGGCCAGGTCGTCTTCCACGGCGTGGAAGGCGACAAACTGGGCGCCGGCGCGCTTGAGGCACTCCACCTGGCCGTAGATGTGGCTGTGGTTGATGCCGATGGCGGCAAACTTGATATCGGTCATAGGGCTAACGTTTCATACCAGTGGTGGCGATGCCCTCGATGAGCAGTCGCTGGAAGAACAGGAAGAACAGGAAGATCGGCACGAGACTGAGCACGCTCATGGCGAACAGGCCGCCAAAGTCGCTCTCGCCGGTACTGTCGGTGAAGGTGCGCAGGCCGAGCATGACGGTGTAGGATTTCATTTCGCTCAGATAGATCAGCGGCCCGAAGAAATCGTCCCAGGTCCAGATGAAGGTGAAGATGGCGGCGGTCGCCAGCACCGGCATGGAGAGCGGGATGATGATCTTCCAGTAGATGCGCCAGGGCGAGCAGCCGTCCATCTGGGCAGCCTCGTCGAGTTCCTTGGGCAGGCCGCGGAAGAACTGCACCATCAGGAAGATGAAAAAGCCATCGGCGGCGAGGAACTTGGGCACCACCAGCGGCAAGAACGTATTGACCCAGCCGAGCTGGCGGAACAGCACATATTGCGGGATCAGCGTGACCTGATAGGGCAGCATCAGGGTCATCAGCATCATGGCGAACCAGAAATTCTTGTACTTGAATTCCAGCCGGGCAAAGGCATAGGCGGCCATGGAGCAAGCCAGCACATTGCCCACCACCGACAGGCCCGAAATGATGAAGCTGTTGGTGAAGAAGACGCCAAAGCCGGTGCGCAGCCCGTTCCAGCCGCGGAAATAGGCATCCAGGCTAAACGAGCTCGGGATGATGCTGGCCGAGCTGAAGATCTCGTTTTCCGGCCGCACCGAGGCCGCCAGCAGCCAGAGCAGCGGATAGAGCATGGCGATCGAGGCGCCGATCAGGGCGACATGGATCAGGATCGAGGTCAGGCGCTTGCGACCGGGAGCCGCGGCGCCGGTGACGACCGTCAGGCGAGCAGCATTACTCATCGTAGTGCACCCAGTATTTGGAGGTGAAGAAGGAGAAGGCCGTGA
This sequence is a window from Devosia beringensis. Protein-coding genes within it:
- a CDS encoding Gfo/Idh/MocA family protein gives rise to the protein MTDIKFAAIGINHSHIYGQVECLKRAGAQFVAFHAVEDDLAAAFAEKFPEARRVAEAREILEDPSIAVITTAAIPADRAAISIAAMRHGKDVLSDKPGMTTFAQLAEIKKVQAETGRIYSVIYSEHFEVRATVEAGNLIAQGAIGQVINTVGLGPHAIRNNQRPDWFFERARYGGILCDIGSHQFEQFLFFSGAMDAEISSASVANRAHPDRPGLQDVGDVHMKTATTSGYVRVDWFTPAGLPTWGDGRLTILGTEGYIELRKYIDIAGHPGENHLFIVNQDGPRHIDCSNVDLPFGRQFLDDVRNRTETAMPQERCFNAMKLALTAQEMAERGTEWAQ
- a CDS encoding carbohydrate ABC transporter permease encodes the protein MSNAARLTVVTGAAAPGRKRLTSILIHVALIGASIAMLYPLLWLLAASVRPENEIFSSASIIPSSFSLDAYFRGWNGLRTGFGVFFTNSFIISGLSVVGNVLACSMAAYAFARLEFKYKNFWFAMMLMTLMLPYQVTLIPQYVLFRQLGWVNTFLPLVVPKFLAADGFFIFLMVQFFRGLPKELDEAAQMDGCSPWRIYWKIIIPLSMPVLATAAIFTFIWTWDDFFGPLIYLSEMKSYTVMLGLRTFTDSTGESDFGGLFAMSVLSLVPIFLFFLFFQRLLIEGIATTGMKR